One part of the Sorangiineae bacterium MSr11954 genome encodes these proteins:
- the lnt gene encoding apolipoprotein N-acyltransferase — translation MKRAAISLAGAIGSAALLAILARVSGASFVVGFVALVPWLIALARTRSPLEALGAGLAMSMAFVVAVFDWLPPTIESYAGGRSPWPWVLLVALAPILEPQFLTFALVRHLVGRSPAPRAMVRAVLLGAATYVATELLSDKLLFDTLGQGLYPSRALRQGADLVGVHGLTLMLLLVNEAVAATLRRHPKPMSRAAFAPMAGALALIAAWFGYGWIRCAQFDAQAARESQGPVVGVVQANLTEYDKLRAERGAYDAVRLILAEHDSLSDELRRHANPDVIVWPETVYPTTFGSPKSEAGAALDLELLATASASGAALVFGAYDTDTAGEYNAAFFVSPTPTAHPPTVTTYRKNHLFPFTEHVPAPFDTTWVHEQLPWVGHWIRGPGPEVVPMKLRDGRTLSVLPLICYDALSSEFVAKAANRGAELIVTLSNDSWFPDARAPRLHGVSAAFRSIETRLPQVRATNSGISSVISPTGDWLATAGWNERRVLSARVPRALPGFVPAVHLAPWLGPTLACAALVALLVLRTKGETRRTPAPAQSTRANKPTPRSGERGARGRARSK, via the coding sequence TTGAAGCGCGCCGCCATCTCCCTCGCGGGCGCCATTGGATCGGCGGCGCTCCTGGCGATCCTCGCGCGCGTCTCGGGGGCGTCGTTCGTCGTAGGGTTCGTGGCGCTGGTGCCGTGGTTGATCGCGCTCGCGCGGACGCGCTCGCCGCTGGAAGCCTTGGGGGCAGGGCTCGCCATGAGCATGGCCTTCGTGGTGGCGGTCTTCGATTGGCTGCCGCCCACGATCGAAAGCTATGCAGGTGGAAGGTCGCCATGGCCTTGGGTGCTGCTCGTAGCCTTGGCACCGATCCTGGAACCACAATTTCTGACCTTTGCGCTGGTGCGCCACCTCGTGGGGCGCTCGCCTGCGCCGCGGGCCATGGTGCGCGCCGTCCTCCTCGGGGCCGCGACATACGTGGCAACGGAGCTGCTTTCGGACAAGCTGCTCTTCGACACCTTGGGGCAGGGGCTCTACCCGTCGCGGGCGCTGCGGCAAGGCGCGGATCTCGTGGGCGTCCACGGGTTGACGCTCATGCTCCTCCTGGTCAACGAGGCGGTGGCCGCCACCCTCCGCAGGCACCCCAAGCCGATGTCGCGCGCCGCGTTCGCGCCGATGGCCGGCGCGCTCGCGCTGATCGCCGCCTGGTTCGGTTACGGATGGATCCGTTGCGCGCAGTTCGATGCGCAGGCCGCTCGGGAATCGCAAGGGCCCGTCGTCGGCGTGGTGCAGGCGAACCTGACCGAGTACGACAAATTGCGGGCCGAGCGCGGCGCCTACGATGCGGTGCGCCTGATCCTCGCGGAGCACGATTCGCTGTCCGACGAGCTTCGCCGCCATGCGAACCCCGATGTGATCGTGTGGCCCGAGACCGTGTACCCCACGACCTTCGGCTCCCCCAAGAGCGAAGCCGGCGCGGCCCTCGACCTCGAGCTCCTCGCCACGGCCTCCGCCTCGGGCGCGGCCCTCGTCTTTGGCGCCTACGACACCGACACGGCGGGCGAGTACAACGCCGCGTTCTTCGTTTCGCCCACGCCGACCGCGCACCCGCCCACCGTAACCACCTACCGCAAGAACCACCTCTTTCCCTTCACCGAGCACGTGCCCGCGCCCTTCGACACGACCTGGGTGCACGAACAGCTCCCGTGGGTCGGCCACTGGATCCGAGGCCCCGGCCCCGAGGTGGTACCGATGAAGCTCCGAGACGGCCGGACCCTGTCCGTCCTCCCGCTCATCTGCTACGACGCGCTCTCCTCCGAGTTCGTTGCCAAGGCAGCAAACCGCGGCGCGGAGCTGATCGTCACCCTCTCGAACGACTCCTGGTTCCCCGATGCGCGCGCGCCCCGATTGCATGGGGTATCCGCCGCCTTTCGCAGCATCGAAACGCGCCTCCCCCAGGTGCGCGCCACCAACTCCGGCATCTCCAGCGTGATCTCACCCACCGGCGACTGGCTCGCCACCGCAGGCTGGAACGAGCGCCGCGTCCTCTCGGCCAGGGTGCCGCGCGCCTTGCCCGGCTTCGTCCCGGCCGTCCACCTGGCACCGTGGCTCGGCCCCACCTTGGCGTGCGCCGCGCTGGTGGCGCTGCTCGTCCTCAGAACAAAAGGCGAAACGCGACGTACGCCGGCACCAGCCCAAAGTACGCGAGCCAACAAACCGACTCCGCGATCCGGCGAACGGGGCGCGCGCGGCCGGGCGCGATCGAAGTGA
- a CDS encoding CGNR zinc finger domain-containing protein, producing the protein MFRFVGGALCLDFVNTSSWTGENTVNDRLTSAEALFAWASEAKIPGVRKDGPGHLEPSASLVEDAHRLRVLLRRILVPLAHREEPLAAARLAFEREIKRALQASHLEPRDERLALVWPENAAGRGILERVTWSAFSLVRSPERARALRECEGSPCGWLFVDTSRNHLRRWCEMRTCGGVAKARAYRERNRV; encoded by the coding sequence ATGTTTCGGTTCGTCGGCGGGGCGCTCTGCCTCGATTTCGTCAATACGTCGTCTTGGACCGGTGAGAACACCGTCAACGATCGTCTGACGAGCGCCGAAGCGCTCTTCGCTTGGGCTTCCGAGGCGAAGATCCCCGGCGTCCGCAAGGATGGCCCGGGGCACCTTGAGCCTTCCGCCTCGCTCGTGGAGGACGCGCACCGGCTGCGGGTGCTGCTCCGCCGAATCTTGGTGCCCCTCGCCCATCGGGAGGAGCCTTTGGCGGCCGCGCGGCTCGCGTTCGAACGCGAGATCAAACGGGCGCTGCAAGCGAGCCACCTGGAGCCGCGCGACGAGCGGCTCGCGCTCGTTTGGCCGGAGAACGCGGCCGGCCGCGGCATCCTCGAGCGCGTCACGTGGTCCGCGTTCTCGCTCGTTCGGTCGCCCGAGCGCGCGCGGGCCCTTCGGGAGTGCGAGGGAAGTCCGTGCGGGTGGTTGTTCGTCGATACGAGCCGCAACCACCTGCGGCGATGGTGCGAAATGCGAACGTGCGGCGGGGTGGCCAAGGCGCGTGCTTACCGCGAACGGAACCGGGTCTGA
- a CDS encoding Xaa-Pro aminopeptidase — translation MTGYALGGCAALAIGLSGCRASPRASPGAAQPEAGPKGAALYGAGLFTTGAWDFFMAFSPDQRSVLFGRADDAFEVFDILETRLGPDGHWSPPVKPRFAAHYSNADPHISPDGRRVFFISNRPEGGKPGEAPRPIHDIWVAERDAQGARGARDPWGEARHLPAPVNDGTNDRWSPAVAQNGNLHFGADLGGPGKTDLWVSRWKDGVYQAPENLGDAINGAGLEVEPWIAPDESYLIFAGLRRPDCVGSYDLFFSRRIEGRWEKPRPLTAVNTAASEFNHSVSPDGKWLYFSSGRRHAGPLGERFDAPRDDRTVAGVADGRKGDIYRIPMRELGLDVAPIAGGTR, via the coding sequence TTGACAGGTTACGCGCTGGGCGGTTGCGCGGCGCTCGCGATCGGCCTCTCCGGCTGCCGCGCATCGCCCCGTGCGTCCCCCGGCGCGGCGCAGCCCGAGGCGGGGCCGAAGGGCGCAGCGTTGTACGGCGCGGGGCTCTTCACGACCGGGGCGTGGGACTTCTTCATGGCTTTTTCGCCCGATCAGCGGAGCGTCCTGTTCGGGCGGGCAGACGATGCCTTCGAGGTCTTCGATATCCTGGAGACGCGCCTGGGCCCGGACGGACATTGGTCCCCGCCGGTCAAGCCGCGCTTTGCCGCCCACTACAGCAACGCCGATCCGCATATTTCCCCGGATGGCCGTCGGGTGTTCTTCATTTCGAATCGCCCCGAGGGCGGCAAACCCGGCGAGGCACCGCGCCCCATTCACGATATTTGGGTGGCCGAGCGCGACGCGCAGGGCGCACGGGGCGCACGAGACCCGTGGGGCGAGGCTCGCCATCTTCCGGCGCCGGTCAACGATGGCACGAACGATCGCTGGTCGCCCGCGGTCGCGCAGAATGGGAACCTCCATTTCGGCGCGGATCTGGGCGGTCCCGGCAAGACGGATCTCTGGGTCTCCCGCTGGAAGGACGGCGTGTATCAAGCGCCCGAGAACCTCGGCGACGCGATCAACGGTGCCGGGCTGGAGGTCGAGCCGTGGATCGCGCCCGACGAGAGCTACCTGATCTTCGCGGGGCTGCGCCGGCCGGACTGCGTGGGCAGCTACGATCTGTTCTTCAGCCGTCGCATCGAGGGTCGATGGGAGAAGCCCCGGCCTTTGACCGCGGTCAACACGGCGGCCTCCGAGTTCAATCACAGCGTCTCGCCCGATGGAAAGTGGCTCTATTTCAGCTCCGGGCGACGGCACGCCGGGCCGCTTGGCGAGCGCTTCGACGCTCCGAGGGACGATCGCACGGTCGCGGGCGTGGCGGACGGGCGCAAGGGTGACATCTACCGCATTCCCATGCGTGAGCTCGGGCTCGATGTAGCTCCCATCGCGGGAGGAACGCGTTAG